A genomic segment from Actinomadura hallensis encodes:
- the cas1e gene encoding type I-E CRISPR-associated endonuclease Cas1e: protein MTTVGKRGASSPRELTRMGDRLSFIYLERCTLHREDNAITAEDADGITHIPSATIGTLLLGPGTRVTHQAMSVLGDSGAGVVWVGEQGVRFYSGGRSLNRSSALVEAQATAWANRRTRLDVARAMYRMRFPGEDPSGLTRHELLGREGRRVKERYRYEAERVGLTWNGRHYVPGDFDSGDTANQAVTAAAQCMYGIAQTTVAALGCAPGLGFIHSGHELAFVLDIADLYKTEIAIPVAFEVAAESPDDVGSRTRRAIRDRVNEVGLLRRCVNDIKRLLLPDEAAGDPTGDDTDHVTLQSDHGMNVESGRNYAEDVYW from the coding sequence ATGACCACGGTCGGCAAACGAGGGGCGTCCTCACCGCGAGAACTCACCCGGATGGGCGACCGCCTCTCGTTCATCTACCTCGAACGCTGCACCCTGCACCGCGAAGACAACGCCATCACCGCCGAAGACGCCGACGGCATCACCCACATCCCGTCGGCCACCATCGGCACCCTCCTCCTCGGCCCCGGCACCCGCGTCACCCACCAGGCGATGAGCGTCCTGGGAGACAGCGGCGCCGGGGTCGTCTGGGTCGGAGAACAAGGCGTGCGGTTCTACTCCGGTGGCCGTTCCCTCAACCGCTCCTCCGCATTGGTCGAAGCCCAGGCCACCGCGTGGGCCAATCGCCGCACCCGCCTGGACGTGGCACGCGCCATGTACCGGATGCGCTTCCCCGGCGAGGACCCGTCCGGCCTCACCCGCCACGAACTCCTCGGCCGCGAAGGGCGACGCGTCAAAGAGCGCTACCGCTACGAAGCAGAACGAGTCGGCCTCACCTGGAACGGACGCCACTACGTACCCGGCGACTTCGACTCCGGCGACACCGCCAACCAGGCCGTCACCGCCGCGGCCCAATGCATGTACGGCATCGCTCAGACGACCGTCGCCGCCCTCGGCTGCGCACCCGGCCTCGGATTCATCCATTCCGGCCACGAGCTGGCCTTCGTCCTGGACATCGCCGACCTCTACAAGACCGAGATCGCCATCCCCGTCGCCTTCGAAGTCGCAGCCGAAAGCCCCGACGACGTCGGCTCACGCACGCGCCGCGCCATCCGCGACCGCGTCAACGAAGTCGGCCTGCTGCGCCGATGCGTCAACGACATCAAACGCCTCCTGCTGCCCGACGAGGCCGCGGGCGACCCCACGGGCGACGACACCGACCACGTCACCCTGCAGAGCGACCACGGCATGAACGTCGAGTCCGGACGCAACTACGCCGAAGACGTGTACTGGTGA
- the cas6e gene encoding type I-E CRISPR-associated protein Cas6/Cse3/CasE — MYLTRFRINTERVGARKLLSSPQTLHAAVMSSFAELPAQQDGPRVLWRIDRSARHRTHLCIVSPCKPDLTHLVEQAGWPTTARWDTYDYGPFLERLSAGDRWAFRLTANPVHSVRNRDGVPTKTTAHIGPRHQMRWLLQRQEAAGFRIVRKPPGPGHQDELNQYELVVHNRRQLAFKKRGSSKPVTLVTVTFDGRLEVTDPDAFRRTLTHGLGKAKAYGCGLMTLATA; from the coding sequence ATGTACCTGACGCGCTTCCGCATCAACACCGAACGGGTCGGCGCCCGCAAGCTGCTGTCCTCCCCGCAGACCCTGCACGCCGCCGTCATGTCCTCCTTCGCCGAACTCCCCGCCCAGCAGGACGGGCCGCGAGTCCTGTGGCGGATCGACCGCAGCGCCCGGCACCGCACGCACCTGTGCATCGTCAGCCCCTGCAAGCCCGACCTGACCCACCTGGTCGAGCAGGCCGGCTGGCCCACCACCGCCCGCTGGGACACCTACGACTACGGCCCCTTCCTCGAACGCCTCAGCGCCGGCGACCGTTGGGCGTTCCGCCTCACCGCAAACCCCGTCCACTCCGTCCGCAACCGAGACGGCGTGCCGACCAAGACCACCGCCCACATCGGCCCGCGCCACCAGATGCGCTGGCTCCTGCAACGCCAGGAGGCCGCCGGATTCAGAATCGTCCGCAAACCACCGGGCCCAGGCCACCAGGACGAGCTCAACCAGTACGAGCTGGTCGTCCACAACCGCCGCCAGCTCGCCTTCAAGAAGCGGGGCTCCAGCAAACCGGTCACCCTGGTCACCGTCACCTTCGACGGACGCCTGGAAGTCACCGACCCCGACGCGTTCCGCCGAACCCTCACCCACGGTCTCGGCAAGGCCAAGGCGTACGGCTGCGGCCTGATGACCCTCGCCACAGCCTGA
- the cas5e gene encoding type I-E CRISPR-associated protein Cas5/CasD has protein sequence MSVLVMQLAGPLQAWGASARFARRTTEQAPTKSGVIGLLAAALGRGRTADLTDLAALRFGVRVDQRGIPVRDYQVAHHFETGKAMPVSERFYLADAVFVAAVEGEEDLINRLHQALRSPVFLPYLGRRSCPPSRPVELGVHHDRSLDECLAAEPWRASPWRQGRVREPEVQLEVIVQANGDDGPVDTLRDQPLSFDPRHRRYALRGIRHDHVVVPNPAARPLPAEHDPTAVLRGQ, from the coding sequence GTGAGCGTCCTGGTCATGCAGCTCGCCGGCCCCCTCCAGGCGTGGGGGGCCTCGGCGAGGTTCGCGCGCCGCACCACCGAGCAGGCGCCGACCAAGAGCGGCGTCATCGGCCTGCTCGCCGCCGCCCTGGGACGCGGCCGCACCGCCGACCTGACCGACCTGGCCGCGCTCCGGTTCGGTGTCCGCGTGGACCAGCGCGGCATCCCCGTCCGCGACTACCAGGTCGCGCACCACTTCGAGACCGGGAAGGCCATGCCGGTATCCGAACGGTTCTACCTGGCCGACGCGGTGTTCGTGGCCGCCGTCGAAGGCGAAGAAGATCTGATCAACCGGCTGCACCAGGCGCTGCGCAGCCCAGTGTTCCTGCCCTACCTGGGGCGCCGGTCCTGCCCTCCGTCCCGGCCGGTCGAGCTGGGCGTCCACCATGACCGCAGCCTCGACGAGTGCCTCGCCGCCGAGCCCTGGCGCGCCTCGCCTTGGCGCCAGGGCCGAGTCCGTGAACCAGAGGTGCAGCTGGAGGTCATCGTTCAGGCCAACGGCGACGACGGGCCGGTCGACACCCTCCGCGATCAGCCCCTCAGCTTCGACCCGAGGCACCGCCGCTACGCGCTGCGCGGCATCCGGCACGACCACGTCGTCGTCCCCAACCCGGCAGCCCGCCCACTGCCGGCCGAGCACGACCCGACCGCCGTCCTACGAGGCCAGTGA
- the cas7e gene encoding type I-E CRISPR-associated protein Cas7/Cse4/CasC, translating into MTRTIIDLHVLQSVPPSNLNRDDTGTPKTAIYGGVRRARVSSQAWKRATRKSFHELLDPSELGVRTKRVAELLAARIQELDETIQQPEAWTLAAETIQSATGSKIEVPKRRGGAGKDGDEPATPPESKYLMFLSARQLDGLAELAVEGRDDITTFLKDKDNKARAKQIANARHSVDIALFGRMVADGADINVDAATQVAHAISVHQVENESDYYTAVDDHKEREDDDLGAGMIGTVEFNSATLYRYAALDVDLLRGNLGKGLREDEPVTEPVRRAVEAFVQGFITSMPTGKVNTFGNHTLPDAVVVKIRSSRPISFVSAFEEPCRATANGGHLQEASARLARYVPEIEKAYGISDDTRTWVLRVGKNTEPLSELGTQVSLPELVSAVGEEVTRRQEAQR; encoded by the coding sequence ATGACACGCACCATCATCGACCTGCACGTGCTGCAGAGCGTTCCGCCCAGCAACCTCAACCGTGACGACACCGGCACGCCCAAGACCGCCATCTACGGCGGGGTTCGCCGCGCCCGCGTCTCCAGCCAGGCCTGGAAGCGCGCCACCCGCAAGAGCTTCCACGAGCTGCTGGACCCCAGCGAGCTCGGGGTCCGCACCAAGCGGGTGGCCGAGCTGCTCGCCGCGCGCATCCAGGAGCTGGACGAGACCATCCAGCAGCCGGAGGCGTGGACGCTCGCCGCGGAAACGATCCAGAGCGCGACCGGCTCCAAGATCGAAGTGCCCAAGCGCCGCGGCGGGGCGGGCAAGGACGGGGACGAGCCGGCCACGCCGCCGGAGTCGAAGTACCTGATGTTCCTCAGCGCCCGCCAGCTCGACGGGCTCGCCGAACTGGCCGTCGAAGGCCGCGACGACATCACGACGTTCCTCAAGGACAAGGACAACAAGGCGCGCGCCAAGCAGATCGCCAACGCCCGCCACTCGGTGGACATCGCGCTGTTCGGACGGATGGTCGCCGACGGCGCCGACATCAACGTCGACGCCGCCACCCAGGTCGCCCACGCGATCAGCGTCCACCAGGTGGAGAACGAGTCGGACTACTACACCGCCGTGGACGACCACAAGGAACGCGAGGACGACGACCTCGGCGCAGGCATGATCGGCACAGTGGAGTTCAACTCCGCCACCCTCTACCGCTACGCCGCCCTCGACGTCGACCTGCTGCGCGGCAACCTCGGCAAGGGCCTGCGCGAGGACGAACCGGTCACCGAGCCCGTCCGCCGCGCCGTGGAGGCCTTCGTGCAGGGCTTCATCACCTCCATGCCCACCGGGAAGGTCAACACCTTCGGCAACCACACCCTCCCGGACGCGGTCGTGGTGAAGATCCGCTCGTCCCGCCCGATCAGCTTCGTGTCCGCGTTCGAGGAGCCCTGCCGGGCCACGGCGAACGGCGGCCACCTGCAGGAGGCCTCGGCTCGCCTGGCCCGCTACGTCCCGGAGATCGAGAAGGCCTACGGCATCTCCGACGACACACGGACTTGGGTGCTGCGCGTCGGCAAGAACACCGAGCCGCTGTCCGAGCTCGGCACCCAGGTGTCCCTGCCCGAGCTCGTGAGCGCGGTGGGCGAGGAGGTCACCCGCCGCCAGGAAGCACAACGGTGA
- the casB gene encoding type I-E CRISPR-associated protein Cse2/CasB, with protein sequence MTATLPDERQYTSRLVGQVVGEFVRELQDGYLRDTSTAVGRLAQLRRGAGKLPHEVPELWGLTGAERLYQDQTLTEAQAARAETASFLAVTLYALHQQSRPNQGMHSPGIELGAAVRRLMPPDKIDEPIRRRFIRVGTAGSPDVLAYRLREIISLLRRDSIPLDYALLAERLYRAQTPEGLAQVRRQWGRSFHAYRPPREQDASQPSQSEATRPGRTPAR encoded by the coding sequence ATGACCGCCACCCTCCCGGACGAGCGGCAGTACACGTCCCGCCTGGTCGGCCAGGTCGTCGGCGAGTTCGTCCGCGAACTGCAGGACGGCTACCTTCGCGACACCAGCACCGCCGTGGGCCGTCTGGCTCAGCTGCGCCGCGGCGCCGGCAAACTCCCCCATGAGGTGCCGGAGCTGTGGGGGCTGACCGGAGCCGAACGGCTCTACCAGGACCAGACGCTCACCGAAGCCCAAGCAGCCCGCGCCGAAACCGCGTCCTTCCTGGCCGTGACGCTGTACGCGCTGCACCAGCAGTCCCGCCCCAACCAGGGGATGCACTCCCCCGGCATCGAACTGGGGGCCGCCGTGCGCCGGCTGATGCCGCCGGACAAGATCGATGAGCCGATCCGGCGGCGGTTCATCCGGGTGGGGACGGCCGGAAGCCCCGACGTGCTCGCCTACCGGCTCCGCGAGATCATCTCGCTGCTGCGCCGCGACTCGATCCCGCTCGACTACGCGCTGTTGGCGGAGCGCCTCTACCGAGCCCAGACGCCCGAGGGGCTCGCGCAGGTCCGGCGGCAATGGGGCCGCAGCTTCCACGCCTACCGTCCGCCCCGCGAACAGGACGCCTCTCAGCCTTCACAGTCCGAGGCCACCCGGCCAGGACGCACCCCCGCCCGGTGA
- the casA gene encoding type I-E CRISPR-associated protein Cse1/CasA: protein MSGDPLVETFDLTCRPWLPVLRDDGSEDELSLVEVFAQADRLRRLVGDVPTQEFALLRLLLAILHDAVEGPVDLDHWQQLWEDGIPLGGPDGVDAYLQQHRGRFDLLHPETPFFQTAGLHTPKNEIASLDRLVADVPNGSQFFTMRARGVERLSFAEAARWVVHAHAFDTSGIKTGAKGDPRIKGGKVYPLGVGWAGNLGGVFVEGGNLRETLLLNLIAFDTDNLRIDADADRPAWRHPPPGPAEMDPLELSRRPAGVRDLYTWQSRRIRLAFDSDGVHGVVLAYGDTLAARNQHQREPMTSWRRSPAQEKKHGLPQVYLPREHDPGKSAWRGLGALVAGRAHGADQRQEAADIVRPRILDWVARLTVEGDFEPDFLVRARLVGAEYGTQQSVIDEIVDDSVTMPVVLLHQRDTLLGQAAIDAVNDAENGVSVLGDLAADLAKTIGADPEPARSNTATRAYGMLDGPFRDWLADLDITEPPPPQRAAWQDQARAIIARLGDQELADAGDGAWEGRVIQTSKGQDLWLSAPRADAVFRSRLRKALPGTDPEPGEPADQAIKESLEAST from the coding sequence ATGTCCGGTGATCCCCTCGTGGAGACCTTCGACCTGACCTGCAGGCCATGGCTGCCGGTGCTGAGGGATGACGGCTCCGAAGACGAGCTGTCCCTGGTAGAGGTCTTCGCCCAGGCCGACAGGCTGCGACGACTCGTCGGCGACGTGCCCACCCAAGAGTTCGCGTTGCTGCGCCTGCTGCTGGCCATTCTCCACGACGCGGTGGAGGGGCCGGTCGACCTCGACCATTGGCAGCAGCTATGGGAGGACGGCATTCCGCTGGGAGGCCCCGACGGAGTCGACGCCTACCTGCAGCAGCACCGCGGACGGTTCGATCTGCTGCACCCGGAGACCCCGTTCTTCCAGACCGCGGGACTGCACACCCCGAAGAACGAGATCGCCTCGCTGGACAGGCTGGTCGCCGACGTCCCCAACGGCTCTCAGTTCTTCACCATGCGCGCCCGCGGCGTGGAGCGCCTGTCGTTCGCGGAGGCCGCACGCTGGGTGGTGCACGCACACGCCTTCGACACCTCTGGGATCAAGACGGGCGCGAAGGGCGACCCCAGAATCAAGGGCGGCAAGGTCTACCCATTGGGCGTGGGCTGGGCAGGGAACCTCGGCGGGGTCTTCGTCGAGGGCGGGAACCTCCGCGAGACGCTGCTGCTCAACCTGATCGCCTTCGACACCGACAACCTGCGGATCGACGCCGACGCGGACCGGCCCGCCTGGCGTCATCCGCCGCCCGGGCCCGCGGAGATGGACCCGCTGGAACTCAGCCGCCGCCCGGCAGGTGTGCGTGACCTGTACACCTGGCAGTCTCGCCGCATCCGCCTCGCGTTCGACAGCGACGGCGTCCACGGCGTGGTGCTCGCCTACGGCGACACCCTGGCCGCTCGCAATCAGCATCAGCGTGAGCCGATGACCAGCTGGCGGCGCAGCCCTGCACAGGAGAAGAAGCACGGTCTGCCTCAGGTCTATCTGCCGCGTGAGCACGACCCCGGCAAGAGCGCCTGGCGCGGGTTGGGAGCCCTGGTCGCCGGCCGCGCGCACGGTGCCGATCAACGCCAGGAGGCCGCCGACATCGTCCGCCCGCGAATCCTGGACTGGGTCGCGAGGCTGACCGTCGAGGGCGACTTCGAGCCGGACTTCCTCGTCCGTGCGCGGCTGGTCGGGGCGGAGTACGGCACGCAGCAGTCGGTCATCGACGAGATAGTCGACGACTCCGTCACCATGCCGGTAGTCCTGCTGCACCAGCGGGACACCCTGCTCGGGCAAGCCGCGATCGACGCGGTCAACGACGCCGAGAACGGCGTCAGCGTGCTCGGCGACCTGGCCGCTGATCTGGCCAAGACGATCGGCGCCGATCCCGAGCCCGCCCGCAGCAACACCGCGACCCGGGCCTACGGCATGCTCGACGGCCCCTTCCGCGACTGGCTGGCCGACCTCGACATCACCGAACCTCCGCCACCCCAGCGGGCGGCCTGGCAGGACCAGGCACGGGCGATCATCGCGAGGCTGGGCGATCAGGAGCTCGCCGACGCCGGCGACGGCGCCTGGGAAGGCCGCGTCATCCAGACCAGCAAGGGCCAGGACCTGTGGCTGTCCGCCCCGCGCGCCGACGCGGTCTTCCGATCACGGCTCCGCAAGGCGCTGCCCGGCACCGATCCCGAGCCCGGCGAGCCGGCGGATCAAGCGATCAAGGAATCCCTGGAGGCCAGCACATGA
- the cas3 gene encoding CRISPR-associated helicase Cas3': MCVLRRMLPSNALITAMLNGEAGGTWTYGQLSDAARTAWGKHDHKSDGWLPLWRHMTDSAAVAGLLWDSWVPRQAKGVVAATLPGSLEDGRRLAVWLAATHDIGKATPAFACQVESLADVMRAAGLDMPSHRQMVDRKLAPHHLAGQVLLQEWLVARGWSRSTTLPFSTVAGGHHGVPPTHSAIKELNAHPGLLRTPGCEAAWRDVQWEILDACAALCEVEERLSDWRGVKLSQSAQVILTGLVIVADWIASNPDLFPYFPDGQGASDKERVEAAWRGLALPKPWRPADPVRDTEQLFFSRFELPAGARLRPVQERAVELARRMSSPGLMLIEAPMGEGKTEAALAVAEVFAARSGAGGVFVALPTMATGNAMFPRILQWLRRLPDVAGGGSQSVMLAHSKAALNEDFGELVRAGRRTVAGVEHDGRGDEWRPRSDRRASSAELVAHQWLHGRKKAMLSSFVVGTVDQLLFMGLKSRHLALRHLALAGKVVIIDEAHAYDTYMNSYLNRVLSWLGAYRVPVVVLSATLPTGRRRELAEAYVRTAGTSRDLADVQKAEGYPLLTAIEATRSPLVEDVAPSGRGTGVRLERLSDDLEALADRLERELAGGGCALVVRNTVGRVLETAQFLRRRFKADEITVAHARFVDLDRARKDARLLELFGPPEKSGDRRPAKHIVVATQVAEQSLDIDFDLLVTDLCPVDLLLQRMGRLHRHMRGEGQCERPERVRIPQCLVTGADWEAVPVEPDKGSQHIYELHALLRSAAVLEPYLSGTAATGSVVRLPEDISPLVQAAYGTEAIGPPAWQGAMEQAHKQHLLQQQKQREKAQTFQINDVGRPGRAVIGWVDAGVGDADDTRAGRAQVRDTRESLEVLVVQRLADGTIRTLPWLDEGRGARELPTEAAPAWDLARTVAACGLRLPFQFSIPEVLDRAIEELEAECVPAWQSKESHWLAGELILMLDENCRTTLAGYELRYSPDDGLEVTDVR, translated from the coding sequence ATGTGCGTTCTGCGTAGGATGCTTCCCTCAAATGCTTTAATCACTGCCATGCTTAACGGGGAAGCGGGGGGCACATGGACTTATGGTCAGCTGTCCGATGCGGCTCGGACGGCTTGGGGTAAGCATGATCACAAGTCCGATGGGTGGCTGCCGTTGTGGCGGCATATGACGGACAGTGCGGCTGTCGCGGGGCTGCTCTGGGACTCGTGGGTGCCTCGTCAAGCCAAGGGAGTCGTAGCTGCCACCCTCCCGGGCAGCCTTGAGGATGGGCGCCGTCTTGCGGTGTGGTTGGCGGCGACGCATGACATCGGTAAGGCAACGCCGGCGTTTGCGTGTCAGGTTGAGTCGCTCGCTGATGTGATGCGTGCGGCGGGCTTGGACATGCCGTCGCATAGGCAGATGGTTGATCGCAAGCTGGCGCCTCATCACCTGGCTGGGCAGGTGCTCCTGCAGGAGTGGCTGGTTGCGCGGGGTTGGTCTCGTTCCACCACGCTGCCTTTCTCGACTGTTGCGGGCGGGCATCATGGGGTGCCGCCCACGCACTCCGCCATTAAGGAGTTGAATGCGCACCCGGGTCTGCTGCGCACGCCGGGTTGTGAGGCGGCGTGGCGAGATGTGCAGTGGGAGATCTTGGACGCTTGCGCGGCGCTATGTGAGGTTGAGGAACGCCTGTCGGATTGGCGAGGAGTGAAGCTATCCCAGTCGGCGCAGGTGATACTGACCGGGCTTGTGATCGTCGCCGACTGGATCGCCAGCAATCCTGATCTTTTCCCCTACTTCCCGGATGGCCAAGGCGCAAGTGATAAGGAGCGTGTTGAGGCGGCATGGCGGGGTCTTGCCCTTCCAAAGCCGTGGCGTCCGGCAGATCCGGTGAGGGATACGGAGCAGCTTTTCTTCTCGCGGTTCGAATTGCCAGCTGGTGCCCGGCTGCGTCCCGTTCAGGAGCGAGCGGTCGAGCTGGCGAGGCGCATGTCGTCACCCGGGCTCATGCTGATCGAGGCTCCCATGGGTGAGGGGAAGACCGAAGCGGCTCTGGCGGTCGCGGAGGTGTTCGCGGCCCGGTCGGGAGCCGGGGGCGTCTTCGTGGCGTTGCCGACCATGGCCACGGGCAACGCGATGTTCCCTCGCATCCTGCAGTGGTTGCGGCGTCTACCGGACGTAGCGGGCGGTGGTTCGCAGTCGGTGATGCTGGCGCATTCGAAAGCGGCATTGAACGAGGACTTCGGCGAGCTGGTGCGGGCCGGGCGGCGGACGGTCGCCGGCGTGGAGCACGACGGCCGCGGCGACGAGTGGCGGCCGCGAAGCGATCGCCGTGCCTCCTCCGCTGAGCTGGTGGCGCACCAATGGCTGCACGGTCGCAAGAAGGCGATGCTGTCCTCGTTCGTGGTGGGGACGGTCGACCAGCTGCTGTTCATGGGGTTGAAGAGCCGTCATCTGGCGCTCCGCCATCTGGCACTCGCAGGCAAGGTCGTCATCATCGACGAGGCCCACGCCTACGACACCTACATGAACTCCTATCTAAACCGCGTGCTGTCGTGGCTGGGCGCGTACCGAGTACCGGTCGTGGTGCTGTCGGCCACGCTGCCGACAGGCCGGCGCCGGGAGCTGGCCGAGGCGTATGTGCGGACCGCAGGAACGAGCCGCGACCTCGCTGATGTGCAGAAAGCCGAGGGTTATCCGCTGCTCACGGCCATTGAGGCGACCCGTTCCCCCTTGGTCGAGGACGTTGCTCCTTCGGGACGAGGCACCGGGGTCCGGCTGGAGCGTCTGAGTGACGATCTGGAGGCGCTGGCCGACCGTTTGGAGCGGGAGCTGGCCGGAGGCGGTTGCGCGCTGGTGGTGCGCAACACGGTCGGACGAGTCCTGGAGACGGCTCAGTTTCTACGTCGGCGGTTCAAGGCAGACGAGATCACGGTCGCCCATGCACGGTTCGTCGATCTGGACCGGGCCCGCAAGGACGCACGGCTGCTGGAGCTGTTCGGACCTCCAGAGAAGAGCGGAGACCGCCGTCCGGCGAAGCACATCGTGGTGGCCACCCAGGTGGCCGAGCAGTCCCTGGACATCGACTTCGACCTTCTGGTGACGGATCTATGTCCGGTGGACTTGCTGCTGCAACGGATGGGCCGGTTGCATCGCCACATGCGCGGCGAGGGGCAATGCGAGCGTCCCGAGCGCGTACGCATCCCCCAGTGCCTCGTCACAGGCGCCGACTGGGAAGCGGTCCCCGTCGAACCGGACAAAGGATCGCAGCACATCTATGAGCTGCATGCGCTGCTGCGTTCGGCGGCGGTGCTGGAGCCGTACCTGTCCGGAACCGCGGCGACGGGCTCGGTGGTCAGGCTGCCGGAGGACATCAGCCCGCTGGTGCAAGCCGCCTACGGGACGGAGGCGATCGGCCCGCCCGCTTGGCAGGGCGCCATGGAGCAGGCGCACAAGCAGCACCTACTGCAGCAGCAGAAGCAACGCGAGAAGGCTCAGACGTTCCAGATCAACGATGTGGGACGTCCGGGCCGCGCAGTGATCGGCTGGGTGGACGCCGGAGTCGGAGACGCAGACGACACCCGGGCGGGGCGAGCCCAGGTACGGGACACCCGCGAGTCGCTGGAGGTGCTCGTCGTCCAACGCCTCGCCGACGGGACGATTCGGACACTTCCGTGGCTGGACGAAGGCCGCGGAGCGCGAGAGCTGCCGACAGAAGCGGCCCCGGCGTGGGATCTGGCCCGCACGGTCGCGGCTTGCGGGTTGCGGTTGCCCTTCCAGTTCTCGATACCCGAGGTACTCGACCGGGCGATCGAGGAGCTGGAAGCCGAATGCGTCCCCGCCTGGCAGTCCAAGGAAAGCCATTGGCTGGCCGGAGAGCTGATCCTCATGCTCGACGAGAACTGCCGGACCACCCTGGCGGGCTACGAACTGCGCTACTCCCCTGACGACGGCCTTGAGGTGACGGATGTCCGGTGA
- a CDS encoding site-specific integrase gives MITNGAVDRTVHAWISDECGRSTVQNSLSMRVMEQAVRDGIITHNPARVTGWQQQYKQAEDELDNSRALALPDGAALVELAAALVERSSDRYEGWGEVVIFAACTAARIGEVSGVRVGDIDRDTWTWTVRRQTTPSPGGVVDKGTKGKRARTVPLIEEIRPMVARRLDSLAGKSAPGCSPAVAAAASCCGTPRTGTKWSPSWAMSIYGVRSTAHRADLDGRCRCPGARPPEDRRAWITEHDTAVSAASIAAAGEALSVHLSDRRSPDGPRLRAV, from the coding sequence ATGATCACCAATGGTGCCGTCGACCGGACCGTGCACGCCTGGATCTCTGACGAATGCGGGCGGTCGACCGTCCAGAACAGCCTCTCCATGCGGGTCATGGAACAGGCGGTCCGGGACGGCATCATCACCCACAACCCCGCTCGCGTGACGGGCTGGCAACAGCAGTACAAGCAGGCAGAAGACGAACTGGACAACTCTCGGGCCCTGGCGCTTCCCGACGGGGCCGCCCTGGTCGAGTTGGCCGCCGCCCTCGTCGAGCGCTCCTCCGACCGCTACGAAGGCTGGGGCGAGGTGGTCATCTTCGCCGCCTGCACCGCTGCCCGCATCGGGGAGGTCTCCGGTGTGCGCGTCGGCGACATCGATCGGGACACCTGGACCTGGACGGTGCGTCGGCAGACCACCCCCAGCCCCGGCGGCGTGGTCGACAAGGGCACCAAAGGCAAGCGGGCCCGGACGGTGCCGCTGATCGAGGAGATCCGGCCGATGGTCGCCCGCCGCCTCGACTCCTTGGCCGGCAAGTCTGCGCCCGGTTGTTCACCGGCCGTCGCGGCGGCCGCATCGTGCTGCGGGACGCCACGCACTGGGACGAAGTGGTCACCAAGCTGGGCTATGAGCATCTACGGCGTCAGATCTACGGCACACCGGGCTGACCTGGATGGCCGATGCCGGTGTCCCGGTGCACGTCCTCCGGAAGATCGCCGGGCATGGATCACTGAGCACGACACAGCGGTATCTGCGGCGTCGATCGCTGCGGCGGGGGAGGCGTTGAGCGTCCATCTGAGTGACCGTAGGTCCCCGGATGGTCCCCGGCTGCGGGCCGTCTAG